GTCGAAGCGGGGCATGACGTGGTCGGGGTTCACCTCGCCCTCAGCCGAATGCCAGGTACCCTCCGAACAGGATCGCGCGGGTGCTGCACAATCGAAGACTCGATGGATGCGCAGCGAGCCGCAAACATCATCGGCATCCCCTACTACGTATGGGACTTCAGCGACCGCTTCAAAGAAGACGTTGTTGACGACTTCATTGCGGAATACACCGCAGGCCGCACGCCAAACCCGTGCATGCGCTGCAACGAAAAGATCAAGTTCGCGGCCCTGCTCGACAAAGCAATCGCACTTGGCTTCGACGCGGTCGCCACCGGTCACTACGCGACGCTCGTGAACGATGCCGCTGGCAACCCAGAACTGCACCGCGCGAGTGCCTGGGCAAAAGATCAGTCCTACGTGCTCGGTGTGCTCACCTCAGAGCAGCTGCGCTACTGCTACTTCCCACTTGGCGAGACCCCGTCAAAGGCTCTTGTGCGAGCAGAGGCAGAAGAACGTGGGCTCGGAGTTGCAAATAAGCCAGACAGCCACGACATCTGTTTTATCCCAGACGGTGACACTCGCGGATGGCTCGCCGATAAGGTTGGCGAGAAAACGGGCGAAATTATTGACACCGATGGCGCCGTTGTTGGTGAGCATCAGGGCGCACACTCCTACACGGTAGGTCAGCGCCGGGGTCTGAGCCTCGGGCGTCCCGCACCTGACGGGCGACCCCGTTTTGTGCTTGAGGTCAGGCCAGTCTCGAACACGGTCGTTGTTGGTCCCGTTGAGGCCCTCGCTATCGGCGAGATCGCAGGAGGCCGCTACAGCTGGGCCGGTGAACCGCAGGCCGATGCGAACGAGTGGTTCGACTGCGAGGTACAGATTCGCGCGCACGCCGACCCTGTCGCCGCCCGCGCACGGCTCGCGCCCATCGATCCAAACGCCGAGGTGTACCGAGTCGGAGCCACGACAGAATTTGTGGTGGTACCCAACGAGCCCCTTACCGGTGTTGCTCCAGGACAGACCGCCGTCATCTACGTCGGAACCCGTGTGATGGGGCAGTTCACGATTGATCGCACGGTGAGCGCGTACGCAGGCGATTCGCACACTGCCGAAGCCGAGGCGGTCAGCGCGTGACCGAGCCAACATCCACCCGCGACGGCCTCGACGAAGCGAAGGCCGAATGGACCGAGCTTGCCGAACGCATCCAGTCGTATCAGGCGGCGTATTACGAGCGAGACGAGTCGCTCGTCTCCGATGCCGAATACGACGGCCTGATGCAGCGACTCGAAGAGATCGAGCGGCGCTTTCCAGAACTCGCAGGGCAAGACAGCCCAACCAGACGAGTCGGCGGGGGAGTCAGCGAGCTGTTTGCCCCCGTCGTTCACGCGCAGCGCATGTACAGCCTCGATAATGTTTTTTCGATCGATGAGTTTCGCGGCTGGGCCGAAAAGGTGGCCCGCGACCTCGGCGGCGCTCCCGCATTCCTGTGCGAGCTCAAGATTGATGGGCTCGCGCTCAACCTTCGCTATGAAAACGGCAAGCTTGTTACCGCGGCAACCCGTGGCGACGGCGTTACCGGTGAAGACGTGACCGCTAATATCGCCTATATTCCTGGCATCCCGCAGCGGCTGTCAGGCACAGGTCACCCGCCGCTTGTTGAGGTCCGCGGCGAAGTGTATTTTCCCGTTGCCGCCTTTGCCGAGCTCAACGCCCACCGCGAAGCCCTCGGCGAAAAAGTGTTTGCCAATCCTCGAAACGCCGCGAGTGGGTCGCTCCGTCAAAAAAGCGAAGGAAAATCACCTGAGCGACTGGCGCTCATGCACGAAGGGTTTGAGCGGCTCCGGCTGACCGTTCACGGAATTGGCGCGTGGGAACACCCACCCGTTCACTCGCAGTCCGAGATGTATGAGCTGCTCGCATCCTGGGGGCTGCCCGTCTCCAAGTACGCCAAAGTGGTCATGGGAACCGAAGCCGTCGCCGAATTCATCGAGCACTTTGGTGCTGAGCGGCACAGCGTTGAGCACGAGATCGATGGCATCGTCATCAAAGTTGATAATTTCGCGCAGCAGGGGTCGCTTGGCTCGACCAGCCGCGCCCCGCGGTGGGCTATCGCATATAAATACCCGCCGGAGCAAGTCAATACCAAGCTGCTCGATATTCGCGTTGGCGTTGGGCGAACCGGGCGGGCGACGCCCTACGCCGTTGTTGAGCCGGTGTTTGTCGCTGGCTCTACCGTGAGCCAAGCCACCCTCCACAATCAGGATGTTGTCAGAGCAAAAGGCGTGCTCATCGGAGACACCGTCGTCCTGCGGAAAGCTGGCGACGTCATCCCAGAAATTCTTGGGCCGGTCACCGAGCTTCGCGACGGTTCCGAACACGCGTTTGTGATGCCGACCGAATGCCCAGAGTGCGGCACTCCGCTTCGGGCCATGAAAGAGGGCGACATTGATTTGCGTTGCCCCAACGCGCGGAGTTGCCCTGCCCAGGTGCGTGGGCGTGTTGAACACATCGGATCTCGTGGTGGTCTCGACATCGAGGTGCTCGGCGAGGTTGTCGCGGCCGCACTCACGCAGCCGCTGTTTCCAGAGCGTGCCCCGCTCGCCGATGCACATGGGGTTGTTGGTGAGGCAGGCCTGTTTGACCTCACCGTCAAAGACTTATTTCCCGTTGTTGTTGTGGTTCGCGATGCCGAGACTGGCTTGCCAAAGCTCAACGACGACGGCTCCCAGCGGGAGGCGATGCCGTTCCAGCGTCGAAGGGACATCAAAAAAGACGGTCCCTTTGTTGCGCCTGGCCCCGATATTTCAAACGTGGATGATGCAGGCTCTGCTGATTCCAACGCTGCTGATTCAGGCTCTGCTGATTCAGGCGCTGCTGATGCAGGCGAACAGCCCAGCACCAATAAACCGACCGAGGCCTCGGCACGTCTCGACTTTGCCGGCGATGAGCTATCAGTGCCCTCGGCAAACGCCATCAAACTCATCGAGAACCTCGAGCTTGCGAAGACCAAGCCGCTCTGGCGCATCCTTGTTTCGCTCAATATTCGACACGTTGGACCCGTGGCGGCCAGAGCCCTCGCCGACTTTTTCGGATCACTCGATGCGATTCGGGCGGCAAGCCGTGACGAACTCGCGCAGGTCGAAGGCGTCGGTGGCATTATTGCCGACTCGCTCCTCGAATGGTTTGAGATCGACTGGCACCAAGAGATTGTGCGCCGCTGGACGGCCGCAGGGGTGCAGTTCTCCATTCCGGGGCATCCGGGGCCGGGCGCAGCAGCGGAGGTCGAGGGAGTTCTGTCAGGTCTGACGATTGTGGCCACTGGTTCGCTCGACGGGTTTACCCGCGACGGCGCAAAAGAAGCCATCATCGCTGCAGGAGGAAAGGCAGCCTCAAGCGTCTCGAAAAAAACCGACTATGTCGCCGCCGGGCCTGGGGCAGGCTCGAAGCTGACAAAGGCCGAAGAGCTGGGAGTTCCGGTGCTCGATGCCGCTCAATTTGCGGTACTCGTCACCGAAGGCCCAGACGCACTGGGGCTCACGTCGAACGGGTAAAGCCCACCTGGCATCCATTGCCCGCACACCTCGGCAGCCATACCAACAGAACGGCCCGTCTCTTCGCAATCGAGGAGACGGGCCGTTCTGCTGGTGAGACGTGAGGCTACGAGCCGCAGGTCACAATCTCGCCATTGATTTCGATAAGGCCGGAGGGTGAGTCAGCGCATGCCTGAGCCACCTCGAGACCGAACGAGATGAGCATGATGATTATGATGACCTCGGCAATGATGACCACAATCGACAGGATCAGACCGGCCAGCGCAAAGCCGTCAGCCTTGCCAGCCTTCTTTGACTGAACGAGACCGATGATGCTCAGAATCAGACCAACCACAGAGAACGGGATGGCAATGATCAGTCCGATGATACCCATCATGCGGCCAGGCTTGGTGCCCGTTGAAGCTGCCTGGTAGGGCTGCTGCGTGTTGCCATACTGCGACGGCGGAACTGGCGGGGCATAGCCAACACCGGCAGGCTGCTGGCCGTATGGCTGCTGCCCCTGCTGAGGCTGCTGGGCCTGCTGATCTGCACCAAATCCTGGCGCCGCCGGGTATCCGGGAGCAGCATTTGCGGGAGCGGAAGGCTCGGTGTTGTACGCGGGAGCCGCATCAAACGACGGGGCAGACGGAGCAGCCGGCGGCTCTGTTGGAGCGGCAGGTGGTGCGGTTGGTGGCGCAGCGGGCGCGTTCGGGAACGCGGGCTCGCCTGGCGCCGGCGGAACTGGATCGCTCGCGGCAGGCGCGGGCGGAGGCGTCTGCCCGAAGTCTGGTTGGCTGGGGGGCGTGCTGCCGGGTGTTGGTTCGCCCTCGGGCGGTGTTGGCAGAGACATAGTGACCTCTCAGTATTGGTAGCGCCAATCAGGGCTGATCAAGCGCAACGTGCGTTGCGGCGCTTCCACATCAAAATGATGCAGTTCGTTAAGAATAGGGCAATGCAACGCGCATGGTCGAGGGCGCGGCGGGGTTGGGGCCGGTAGACTATTTCTCATCCCTCGAACAAACGTCAGTGGAGAAGCATGCCTGAAAACACATCAAGCCCCGAGACCGCCGCGGAGATTACTCCAGCGGTGGTTCGCCACCTCTCAGAGTTGGCAAAAATTCAGCTTGACGAACACGAGATTGAGCGCCTCACGGCCGACCTCTCGCAGATCGTCAGCAATATTGCCAAGGTGAGCGAGGTGGCAACGCCGGATGTTCCCGCGACGAGCCACCCCATCCCGCTGTCGAACGTGTTCCGCCCCGACGTGGTTGGTGACAACGTGTTGACGGCAGAGCAAGCACTGTCTGGCGCGCCGGAGCACCACGACAACCTGTTTGTGGTTTCGGCGATTCTTGGGGAGGAACAGTAATGAGTGCAACAGAACTTACGCACCTGAGTGCGGCCGAACTGTCGGCGAAGCTTACGGCTGGCGAGGTCTCGGCTGCTGAGGTCACCGAGGCGCACCTCAAGCGCATCGCAGACGTTGAGCCTCACGTCCACGCCTTTCTGTATGTCAACGAGCAGGCCGCCGCGGTTGCAGCCGACATCGACGCCCGCCGCGCGGCTGGCGAAGAGCTTGGCCCGCTGGCCGGTGTGCCGCTCGCCATCAAGGATGTGCTCGTGACAACCGACATGCCGTCAACAAGCGGCTCAAAGATTCTTGAGGGCTGGATGTCGCCCTACGACGCGACCGTCGTGTCTCGTTCGCGCGCAGCAGGCCTCGTGCCCCTCGGCAAGACCAACATGGACGAATTTGCCATGGGCTCAAGCACCGAGCATTCCGCGTATGGCCCAACCCACAACCCGTGGGCGCTCGACCGCATCCCCGGTGGCTCCGGTGGCGGCTCGGCCGCAGCCGTTGCAGCGTTTGAGGCACCGTTTGCCCTCGGCAGCGACACCGGTGGGTCCATCCGCCAGCCGGCGCACGTGACGGGAACCGTTGGCGTGAAGCCAACCTACGGAGCCGTCAGTCGCTACGGAGCCATCGCGCTTGCGTCGTCGCTCGACCAGGTTGGCCCGTGCTCGCGCAGCGTGCTTGACGCCGGCCTTCTGCAAGACGTTATTGGTGGTCACGACCACCACGATTCAACCTCCCTCAAGGACGCCTGGCCATCGATGGCCGCAGCGGCCCGCGAGGGAGCGACAGGCGAAGTGCTCAAGGGGCTCCGGGTCGGTGTGGTGAAGCAGCTCCAGGGCGACGGCATCCAGGCCGGCGTAGCGCAGCGCTTCAGCGAATCGCTGGCGCTGTTGCAGGCTCAGGGCGCCGAGATCGTTGAGATCGATGCGCCTCACTTTGAATATGCGGTTGCCGCGTACTACCTCATCCTTCCTGCCGAGGCATCGAGCAACCTTGCGAAGTTCGACTCCGTGCGCTTTGGCCTCCGTGTGACGCCAGAGGGCGGCGGAACGGTTGAACAGGTTATGGCGGCGACCCGCGAGGCCGGTTTTGGCCCAGAGGTGAAGCGACGCATCATCCTTGGCACCTACGCGCTTAGCGCCGGCTACTACGACGCCTACTACGGCAGCGCGCAGAAGGTCCGCACCCTCATCCAGCGCGACTTCGCCTCTGCCTTTGCGCAGGTCGACGTCATCGCCAGCCCGAGCGCGCCTACCACGGCGTTTAAGCTTGGCGAAAAGGTCGATGACCCGATGGCTATGTACCTCAACGACATCACCACGATTCCGGCTAACCTCGCCGGCATCCCAGGCATCAGCGTGCCAAACGGCCTCGCGCCTGAGGACGGGCTGCCGGTCGGCATCCAGTTCATGGCACCTGCCTGCGAAGACGCACGCCTGTACCGCGTTGGTGCGGCACTCGAAGCGCTTGTTGAAGCCGAGTGGGGCGGCCCGCTCTGGGCAAAGTCGCCGCTGCTCACCGCAGCAGGGCTCTCCGATACTTCTTTGACCGCCGGAAGGGCGTGAATTCATGGCTAAAGCAAAATTGATGGACTTTGAGAAGGCGCTCGAACTCTTTGAGCCGGTATTCGGTCTTGAGGTTCACGTTGAGCTCAACACCGAAACCAAGATGTTCTCGGCAGCCCCAAACAACTTTGGTGCCGCCCCGAACACGAACCTGACCCCGGTGTGCCTTGGCCTGCCAGGGTCGCTTCCCGTGGTCAACGAGCAGGCGATTCGCTACTCGATTAGCCTCGGCCTTGCGCTCGGCTGTTCCATTGCCGAGAGCTCTCGCTTCGCCCGCAAGAACTACTTCTACCCTGACATGGCGAAGAACTACCAGATCTCGCAGTACGACGAGCCAATCGCCTACGAGGGCGAGGTTGAGGTTGAGCTGGCCAGCGGCCGTATCATCAACATCCCCATCGAGCGGGCACACATGGAGGAGGACGCCGGCAAGCTCACGCACGTTGGTGGTTCGACCGGTCGCATCCAGGGAGCCGAGTACTCGATGGTTGACTACAACCGTGCAGGCGTTCCGCTCGTTGAGATCGTGACGCACCCGGTGTTTGGTGGCGAGCACGATACTCCCGAGATCTGCAAGATGTATGTTTCGGTCATCCGCGACATCGTGCTTGGCCTCGGCATTTCGGATGCCCGCATGGAGCGTGGCAACCTGCGCTGCGACGCCAACGTGTCGCTTCGCCCGCGCGGCAGCGAAACGCTTGGCACCCGCACGGAGACAAAGAACGTGAACTCGCTGCGTTCGGTCGAGCGCGCGGTCCGCTACGAGATCCAGCGCCAGGCGCAGATCCTCGCCGACGGCGGCAGCATCACCCAGGAAACGCGCCACTGGCACGAAGACACCGGCGAAACGTCGGCCGGACGCCCGAAGTCTGACGCCGACGACTACCGCTACTTCCCAGAGCCAGACCTGCTGCCGGTCACCCCGACGCTCGAGCTCATTGAGGAACTGCGTGCCGCGCTGCCAGAGGCACCAACGGTTCGTTACCGCCGCCTCAAGGGCGAGTGGGGCTTTACCGACCTTGAGTTCCAGGACATCCAGAACTCTGGTCTGCTCACCGAGGTTTCGGCAACGGTCGCAGCCGGCGCTACCCCTCAGGCAGCTCGCAAGTGGTGGACCGGTGAGATCGCCCGTGTTGCCAATCAGCAGGGTGTCGACTCGAACTCTCTCGTGTCGGCCGAGAACGTCGCCGCGCTGGCCAAGCTGGTCGAGGCGGGAACCCTCACCGATAAGCTCGCACGCCAGGTACTCGAAGGCGTTATTGCCGGTGAGGGAGCCCCGCAAGAGGTTGTGGATGCTCGCGGACTTGCCGTGGTGTCGGACGACGGCGCGCTGATCGCGGCCATCGACGAGGCACTCGCCGCGCAGCCCGACGTGCTCGAAAAGATCCGCGACGGCAAGGTTCAGGCCGCCGGCGCAGTGATCGGTGCGGTCATGAAGGCAATGCGTGGCCAGGCGGACGCTGCGCGCGTACGCGAACTCGTGCTGGAACGCGCCAAGGCCTAACTCCTCCTACCCGCTCGTGGGGCGCATTCGCGCTCGTGAGGCGCGAAAATATGCGCCCCACGAGCGAGAATGCGCCCCACGAGCGGTTGCTAGGCGTCTCTGCGGATGAAGAGCAGCCCGCCTGTGGCGATCGCTACGAGTGCCCAGGCCGCCAGCACGAGCCCGCCAAACGGATGATGTGCGGATGCGTCGTGCAAGTACAGCTGGGACCCCGCGGTATCCGGCAACCACTTGGCGACCCCAGGCGCTGCCGAGAGCAGCGGGGAGAGAATGAGCACGAGGCTGAGCAAGCCGATCAGGGCCGGAACAAGCTGACGCAGCGCAAGCGCACTCCCGAACGCGAACATGCCGATGAGGGCGAGGTAGAGCCATGCTCCCGCAACCCGTTGAAGAATCTCCTCGGTGACGAAGCTTCCGAGCGGTGGGCCATTATCGAAAGCTATCGAGCCAACGATCCCGGCACCGCACAGGCCACCGAGCATCGCGGCAGTTGCCCCGAGCGCGACAGCTGCCGAGGCAATAATGAGCTTGGCCCCGAGCAGAATCCCTCGCCGTGGCACGGCCAGTAGTGTGGTCCGGATGACGGGGCTTGCAACGTCGGGAATGATCACGAAGATACCGATGAGCACTGCGACAACCTGCAGGAACGTCATCGCCCCGAGCACTGCATCGACAAGCTCCGCTGCCGTGGGTGAGGTCGCGGTGATCTTGCCAGTCATCGGGTCGGTCACGGTGCCAAACGCGTAGACGGCCCCAAGCAGCGCAGCGGCGACGATCGCACCGAGCATCGTGGCCGGGAGGACACGGAGCGAAATTGTCTTACTCCACTCGGCAGCAATCGCCCGACCGAGGGCGGTAGCTCGCCGGTCCATATCGTTTCCGCGGCACACCGCGGCGTCCGCAGCCGGGCTAGGCATCACGCTTGGCGAACCGCATCGCCGCCACGGCAAGCAGCGTCACCGTCCAAACGGCCATCACGAGGCCTCCGGTAACCGGCTCGAGCGTGAACTCCGAGAGCTTCATCGCGCCGGGGAGCATCTGCGTTCCGGCCGCATCCGGTAACCAAGCCGCAACAGCGGGGGCAACCAGGTTAACGAGGAACGAGAACGGAACAACCGAGCTGTTCACGATCAAAACGATGAGTGCAACGGTCCCGCTCCGCAGCAGGGTGGTTACCGCGAGTCCGATAAGCGAGGTGAACACCGCAAAGAGGGGAAGGCCAACCCAGCCCCAGCCGATGTAGGCTGCGCTCTCGGCGAAGCTGTACCCGTGCTTGCCAAGGATGAGCTGGCCGAGCGCGACAGACAGCGGCAGCACCACCGCACACACCGAGAGCCCGATGATCGAGACGACGACGGTTTTTGCGAGGACGGGCATCCACCTGCGTGGCGTTGCGAGCAGGGACGTGGTGAGCTGGCGACCGCCGCCAACTTCGTTGCTGCTGCGCGTGAATTCGCTGCTCATCACGGTGACCCCGCAGACGATGAGGCCGATTACTATGGGCACAAATTCAAAACCCGCGTCGCGGAGGTCCCAGCCGTCGGCTAAGAACTCGTCGGCAATCCCACGATCAACCATGTTGCGGTAGGTCGTGCTGTTGACGATGGCGAGCGCGAGCGTACCAAACGCCGCAATGCCGATCGCCACTGAGGTTGAACGGAGGCCAAACGCCTTGCGAAACTCGGCACGGATGGCCCTTGCCAAGGTTGCATCCCTCTGGCTAGCCGCATTCGATCGCGGGAGAAACTGCTGTTGCAGGCGCACGCTCATTTGGTCGCTCCCGTCAGCGCAAAAAACGCATCTTCGAGGGATGGAAATCCAGCAGTTATCGCGGTGACCGTCCCCGACTCTACGACCTTGCCACCGTGAATGATCACAAGATCGTCTGCCGTTTCCTCCATTTCACCCATGAGATGGCTCGACAGCAAGACGGTTTTCCCCTCGGCTGCGAAGTTTTTGAGAAAGGTACGAATCCACCGGATGCCGTCGGGGTCAAGCCCGTTCACGGGTTCGTCAAGCACTAGTACTGACGGATTTCCGAGCAGCGCCGTCGCGAGTCCGAGGCGCTGACCCATCCCAAGCGAAAACGTCCCGATGCGTTTTTTGGCAACCGTCGACAGGCTCACCAGCTCAAGGACTTCGGAGACCCTCGTGAGCGGGATGCCATTACTCTTGGCAACCCAGGTGAGATGCCCACGTGCCGTTCGACCCCTGTGCGCCCCGCTGCCGTCGAGGAGCGCGCCAACCGTCCTGAGCGGGCTGCGGAGGTCGCGGTACGCGACGCCGTTGATGGTCGCGACTCCGGCATCGGCCCGGTCGAGCCCAAGCAGGATACGAAGGGTTGACGATTTTCCCGCGCCGTTCGGCCCAAGAAAGCCGGTGACCCGACCGGGGCCAGCGGTAAAACTCACGTCACTGATCGAGGGCGTGCCCTTATGGCTCTTGCTGAGATGTTGGATGCTGATCATGCCTTAAGCCTCGCAGCGACGGGTCGCTCTCGGCATCGGCCAAAGGTTGACAGTTGCCGCCTGAGAATGGGATCTAGCTCAGCCGGATGAACCCAGTCTCGTACGCAAGAATCACGAGTTGGGTGCGGTCGCGCACACCGAGTTTGAGAAACAGTCGGCTGAGATAGGTTTTGACGGTTGCCCTGCTCAAGAACAAGTGAGCCGCAATCTCGTCGTTGGAAAGCCCGGTTGCGATTGCTCGCACGACCTCCTGTTCTCGCTCGGTGAGCCCATCAAACTCGGTGGCGAGCGATAGGGCCTGCGGCGGTCGCGCGGCAAAATCAGTGAGTAGGCGGCGTGTGACCTCTGGCGCGAGCATGGCTTCGCCGTCTCTGACCGCGTGGATTGCCCTCACGATGTCGGCTGCCGGCGCATTCTTGAGTAGGAACCCGGATGCGCCTGCCCTGAGTGCCTCGTAGACATATTCGTCGTGGTCGAAGGTCGTGAGGATGATGACGCGCACATCCGTTCTGCGCTCGAGGATACGTTTGGTTGCCTCGATCCCGTCAAGTGCCGGCATCCGGATATCCATGAGCACGATCGCGGCCGCATCCTGCTGCTCGGAGCCGGGGGCAGCACTGCCGAGCGCATGAGCCCCACAAAAATGGGCGACGGCCGCTGCCCCGTTTGCGGCTTCTCCCGCATCCCTCAGGAGGGGATCGCCCCGAACCAGATCGCGGAGGGCGGCCCTGATGGATGCTTGGTCATCAACGATAAAGACGGGTGTACTCACGCGGTACTGCTTTCGGTTGAGCCCTGAGGGGCGGCCAGCGGATGCGCCGGAAGCGTTGCGGAGATGCAGAACCCACCGGCGCCGGTCGGCCCGCTCGTAAATGCGCCACCGAGCTGGGTGATGCGTTCGTTGAGCCCGCGCAGGCCAAAGCCGAGTGCGGGGGTGCCGGCTGCGGCTGGCTGCGGGGAGTGGACCGGCGCGGAGTGTACCTGCTGGAAATGGACCGGCGCGGAGTTTTCCACGCTCACCGTGACCGCATCCGTTGCCGCGCTCACTGTGACCCGACACTCAGAGCTGGGGGCATGTTTTGCGACATTGGTCAGCCCCTCCTGGACGACGCGGAACACGGCGAGCTCGGTGGTTGGGGAGTACCTGGCGGAACCGTTCACACGAAGTTCGGCCGCCAGTCCGGATGCCGTCGCGCGGCCGACAAGCGCATGGATATCGTCCAGAGTTGGCTGAGGTAAGCCGGTGAGGTCGTTGGCTCGCACATCTGCCGGAGTCTGCCTGCGTGTCGCTGAGTGGTCGCCTCGTTCGCTTCGGATGCCTCCAAGCACCGTTTTGAGATCGCGCAGCGCCTCCTGACTTGTGGCCTCTATCCGCGCAAGTCTCGACGTCAGCTCGCCGTGTGAGAGGTGACCGGCCCTGTGAGTCGCAACGGACGAGGTGACCGCGATGCTCGCGAGCGAATGAGACAGCACGTCGTGCACTTCCCTCGCAACGTGCAGTCGCTCGGCGGTAACGGCCTGCTCTTGCTCAACCAGCGCCGTATGCGCCTGCTCACGTCGTGAGCGCCTGGCGCCGCTGCCAAGAGCCCAAGAACCGGCGAGCACGATGAACGAGAACAACCCGTTTCGGATAGTCTCTTCCGTTCCCGGCACGACGGCAACACTGCCAAGAAACACAAACAGAACGAGCAGCCCAAGGACAACGCGAAACGGCTTGATCGAGCCGTATGTCGTGGCCAGCGGGTACAGCGACCACGCGGCAAGCACAAACGGGTCGCTGGTGAGTCCGGCGGTTGTGCCAACAACGGTTGCGAGGAGGACAAGCGCAAAGCCAAGGACCGGCATCCACTCGCGAAGGATCAGCCCAATGGCAACGGCAGCGAGCAACGCAAGGCGAAACCCGGTGCCTGACGGCGTGCTTTCGCCAAATGGAACCCAAAAAACGAGGACACCGATCACCCCAACGCCGATATCGAGCAGTGTTCGCTTTGCTCTCGTTAAATTCATGTCTTAACCATACGGGGAGCGGGCAAGCGGAGCGTCGCTCATGGCTATCTGACCGTTAGCCGTGACCTTGTTATACCTTGCGCGAGCGGGCGTAGACTTACGCGCATGACGCTTCGAGATATCCCTTTCACCACAATGGACGGTTCCACAGCGACGCTTGCCGACTACGAGGGCAAAGTTGTGATGATCGTCAACGTCGCCTCAAAATGTGGGCTCACGCCGCAGTACGAAACACTTGAAGAACTCCAGCGAACCTACGAAGACCAGGGCTTCACCGTGCTCGGTTTTCCCTGCAACCAGTTCGCCTTTCAGGAGCCAGGAAACAACGAGGC
The DNA window shown above is from Lysinibacter cavernae and carries:
- a CDS encoding ABC transporter ATP-binding protein, with product MISIQHLSKSHKGTPSISDVSFTAGPGRVTGFLGPNGAGKSSTLRILLGLDRADAGVATINGVAYRDLRSPLRTVGALLDGSGAHRGRTARGHLTWVAKSNGIPLTRVSEVLELVSLSTVAKKRIGTFSLGMGQRLGLATALLGNPSVLVLDEPVNGLDPDGIRWIRTFLKNFAAEGKTVLLSSHLMGEMEETADDLVIIHGGKVVESGTVTAITAGFPSLEDAFFALTGATK
- a CDS encoding response regulator; this translates as MSTPVFIVDDQASIRAALRDLVRGDPLLRDAGEAANGAAAVAHFCGAHALGSAAPGSEQQDAAAIVLMDIRMPALDGIEATKRILERRTDVRVIILTTFDHDEYVYEALRAGASGFLLKNAPAADIVRAIHAVRDGEAMLAPEVTRRLLTDFAARPPQALSLATEFDGLTEREQEVVRAIATGLSNDEIAAHLFLSRATVKTYLSRLFLKLGVRDRTQLVILAYETGFIRLS
- a CDS encoding sensor histidine kinase, encoding MNLTRAKRTLLDIGVGVIGVLVFWVPFGESTPSGTGFRLALLAAVAIGLILREWMPVLGFALVLLATVVGTTAGLTSDPFVLAAWSLYPLATTYGSIKPFRVVLGLLVLFVFLGSVAVVPGTEETIRNGLFSFIVLAGSWALGSGARRSRREQAHTALVEQEQAVTAERLHVAREVHDVLSHSLASIAVTSSVATHRAGHLSHGELTSRLARIEATSQEALRDLKTVLGGIRSERGDHSATRRQTPADVRANDLTGLPQPTLDDIHALVGRATASGLAAELRVNGSARYSPTTELAVFRVVQEGLTNVAKHAPSSECRVTVSAATDAVTVSVENSAPVHFQQVHSAPVHSPQPAAAGTPALGFGLRGLNERITQLGGAFTSGPTGAGGFCISATLPAHPLAAPQGSTESSTA